The genomic region CAGTTCGTTTTTCAAGGCAACTTCATTTTCTGGCGTAACGGTGATATCGGGACGGATCTGTGAGTATAGATTCTGAAGTGCCTTACGTTCTGCGTCTTCTGCTGTGTTGCCGTAGCCGGTGCTTGAAAGGTCGGCACAGAAAGCCTGGGCAATGGCAACGGCACAGAGTAAGAAGATTATGATTGATTTTTTTTTCATGACGGGTATCTCCTGGAAATAGTGACTGGTCGAAAAACGCGGCAGGCATATTCCGTTTGCTTCCTACAGTTGAGGATAAGTTCAACATTTCCTACAAATTGAGTCTCCCTTATCCTATCATGTATCCTATGACAGTTCAACTGAGATTTCCTGTAGATATATGCTTATGTCGTTTATGCCGATGGTGTTTCCATGCTGTGTTTTCTGAATTCCGTCGGTGAAACGTGGTAGTACCGGCGAAACAACCGGCTATAGTAGTTTACGGAGTCAAAACCACATTCCAGAGCAATTTCAGTGATGTTCAGGTCCCTTTCTGCAAGATAGTCCGTGGATTTTTCCAATCTGAGCCCATTCAGATAATCTGTCATGGTTTTTCCTGTAAGTTGCTTGAACATCCGACAGAAATGATAGACCGTCATATGGACGATTGCTGCCAGCTCGGCGATTGTTATCTTTCCTGTGTAGTGTGTGTCGATATGTTGCAATACTGGCTC from Spirochaetia bacterium harbors:
- a CDS encoding AraC family transcriptional regulator; this translates as PFLFSNQVDQCQTKFLAPLSQDRITFHNLIHDDKEVSVSVTELIREYGTKDFGYELAVKSSIYKLIVLLLRTHVEKILSPEEFSAKTRNLRRFEPVLQHIDTHYTGKITIAELAAIVHMTVYHFCRMFKQLTGKTMTDYLNGLRLEKSTDYLAERDLNITEIALECGFDSVNYYSRLFRRYYHVSPTEFRKHSMETPSA